A window from Tenacibaculum singaporense encodes these proteins:
- a CDS encoding NHL repeat-containing protein: MSNQTTIKGDVSFNQSNNVTAIVKLWEANDKEAIGEHIISPEAKGKFTIKATPKAKDTVLYITAELQNSKVVLLSVLSPNFEKDITEKGIAVNELTTVASAFTCAQFFNGLQLTGNLHGIRIAAKNTPNLINPVTGSYGEVLTDPFNITQNETLARLNTLAALITAYGTVEIEGYNWKENFLKYTTPLGGKKPQNTAEAMIGVAQSPWLHPADLFHLFDKAYPSPENGFPAKPNSKVPTSRRNAPFVPYLSFAPEDFAMILAFGQGGICAPGKLSLDKEGNLWTGLNWMPGAQNGVYQGIGGGLVKLDSTGKLLSPPVTGYTGMGVDGAGWGTAVTKDGTCWVTSFNGSIGVYKLEDGSPVVENVPEHIAEALNEIGGLQGIGVAPNGDIWIVGTSSNIMLHFPDGDLAKGRVVVNEKLNETLSAPFAASIDANNRVWISNTNGVSLVRYAPSEKNRPVERFILAGGGRGVALDSKGNCWVACNTSPDFPHTTTTDGVSIIEGFALGYPHLQQTVGRKNKTGSVFMIPADAKPIDTIDKITHKSNLTPYGDGELNAPWGVSIDGNDDVWVANFMGRGISFMAGASPTGRTEDFATGEVIHTIHSGSIQMLTDVVVDQAGNLWCANNWNLPQTVMEAKPDPAYSTWGGGSGVVVVYGIAKPAQTPLTGPVSAV; encoded by the coding sequence ATGTCTAATCAAACCACTATTAAAGGAGATGTATCGTTTAACCAATCTAATAATGTCACTGCAATTGTAAAATTGTGGGAGGCAAATGATAAAGAAGCAATTGGTGAACATATCATTTCACCTGAAGCAAAAGGTAAATTCACCATAAAAGCAACTCCTAAAGCAAAAGATACCGTTCTCTATATTACTGCTGAACTACAAAATTCTAAAGTAGTGCTACTCTCTGTACTGTCACCAAATTTTGAAAAAGACATTACAGAAAAAGGAATCGCTGTAAATGAGTTAACCACAGTAGCCTCTGCCTTTACCTGTGCTCAGTTTTTTAACGGACTTCAGTTAACAGGGAATCTACACGGAATAAGAATTGCCGCTAAAAACACTCCTAACCTCATCAATCCTGTAACAGGAAGTTATGGAGAAGTCTTAACGGATCCTTTCAACATCACACAAAACGAAACACTCGCGCGATTAAATACATTAGCCGCATTAATCACAGCCTACGGCACGGTAGAGATTGAAGGATACAACTGGAAAGAAAACTTCTTGAAGTACACAACACCGCTGGGAGGTAAAAAACCACAAAATACTGCCGAAGCTATGATTGGTGTCGCCCAATCACCTTGGCTGCATCCTGCGGATTTATTTCATCTTTTTGATAAAGCCTATCCATCACCAGAAAATGGTTTCCCTGCTAAACCTAACAGCAAAGTTCCTACAAGTAGACGCAATGCTCCTTTTGTACCTTATTTAAGTTTTGCTCCTGAGGATTTCGCTATGATTTTAGCTTTCGGTCAAGGAGGAATCTGCGCTCCTGGAAAACTGTCTCTTGACAAAGAAGGGAATTTATGGACGGGTTTAAACTGGATGCCAGGAGCACAAAATGGCGTGTATCAAGGTATCGGTGGTGGACTTGTAAAGTTGGACTCTACTGGTAAACTACTATCACCACCTGTTACTGGTTATACCGGAATGGGTGTTGATGGTGCTGGTTGGGGTACGGCTGTAACCAAAGACGGTACTTGCTGGGTAACGAGTTTTAACGGTTCTATCGGTGTGTATAAATTAGAAGACGGTTCTCCAGTGGTTGAAAATGTTCCAGAACATATAGCAGAAGCTTTAAATGAAATTGGAGGTTTACAAGGTATTGGAGTAGCACCGAATGGTGATATTTGGATTGTTGGAACCTCATCTAACATCATGCTTCATTTTCCTGATGGAGACCTTGCCAAAGGTAGAGTTGTTGTAAATGAAAAACTTAATGAAACGCTTTCTGCTCCGTTTGCTGCTTCGATAGATGCTAACAATCGTGTATGGATTAGTAATACCAACGGTGTATCGCTAGTTCGTTATGCTCCTTCTGAAAAAAACAGACCTGTAGAACGTTTTATTCTTGCTGGTGGCGGACGTGGAGTTGCTTTGGACTCCAAAGGAAATTGTTGGGTAGCCTGCAATACGAGCCCAGACTTCCCTCATACCACTACTACAGATGGTGTTTCCATTATTGAAGGATTTGCCCTTGGGTATCCGCACCTACAACAAACAGTGGGGCGTAAGAATAAAACAGGATCCGTTTTTATGATTCCTGCGGATGCTAAACCTATAGATACGATTGATAAAATTACCCATAAATCAAATTTAACACCTTACGGAGATGGTGAACTAAACGCTCCTTGGGGAGTATCAATTGATGGAAATGATGATGTTTGGGTTGCCAATTTTATGGGAAGAGGCATATCGTTTATGGCAGGTGCTTCACCAACTGGACGAACCGAAGATTTTGCTACAGGAGAGGTGATTCACACCATTCATTCGGGTAGTATACAAATGCTGACTGATGTAGTAGTTGACCAAGCCGGAAACCTTTGGTGTGCCAACAACTGGAACTTACCTCAAACGGTGATGGAAGCTAAACCTGACCCTGCCTATTCTACTTGGGGTGGTGGCTCTGGTGTCGTAGTGGTTTACGGAATTGCCAAACCTGCTCAAACACCGCTTACAGGTCCTGTGAGTGCTGTTTAA
- a CDS encoding Crp/Fnr family transcriptional regulator: protein MTEFDQLFKALNITEENLKKEILNVGVVQTVSKASFIVEQEKYIKWLAIVISGKVRVWQENENRQILLYYVTPIQTCVLSLSATFRDCKSVINAKTEEETTVIKIPVQYINDWGYKYKSWNKFTTDAFINSYEDLLHSYKNLAFNKIDKRLLDYMQSICKKNNTTYINISHSKLAQEIGTTREVVSKILKQFELSGIVNLKFKQIELL, encoded by the coding sequence ATGACTGAATTCGATCAACTATTTAAAGCTTTAAATATCACAGAAGAAAATCTGAAAAAAGAAATTCTTAACGTAGGAGTTGTTCAAACTGTTTCAAAAGCTTCCTTTATTGTTGAGCAAGAAAAATATATTAAATGGTTAGCGATAGTTATCTCTGGAAAAGTTAGGGTTTGGCAAGAAAATGAAAACAGACAAATTCTTCTTTATTATGTTACCCCAATCCAAACATGTGTTTTATCACTTTCTGCTACATTTAGAGATTGTAAAAGTGTTATAAATGCTAAAACAGAAGAAGAAACTACTGTAATTAAAATACCTGTTCAATATATTAATGATTGGGGGTATAAATATAAATCTTGGAACAAATTCACTACAGATGCTTTTATCAATAGTTACGAAGATTTACTGCATTCCTATAAAAATTTAGCTTTTAACAAAATTGATAAGCGCCTATTAGATTATATGCAATCTATATGTAAAAAGAATAATACCACTTACATTAATATCTCTCATAGCAAGCTAGCTCAAGAAATAGGTACTACTCGTGAAGTTGTTTCTAAAATTTTAAAGCAGTTTGAACTTTCTGGAATTGTCAATCTCAAGTTTAAACAAATAGAACTACTTTAA
- a CDS encoding alpha/beta fold hydrolase, translating into MTKTNYSLIAIAIFSIFNMGCSNAQKIEKEVLEASKNWIANFNNGNTTEVSNAYTEDAIMVAKPFGSFEGREAISEFWTPFIKSGASNLKYTNTRVKVLNPTKAIISSDWSMNVGEGIITNETWVKINGTWKLQHDHFEVKKQFNKNNMDKKETYVLVHAAWLGGWQWENVSKTLKENGHKVLTPDLPGHGSDKTAPENITMDDYVKTLTDILDKQDAPVILVGHSFNGITISRVAELRPNKVKKLVYLTAFLLPSEGSFFKAVQGVQNSIAVENFHLSDDNTCAVITENEIQNAFAHDIPKEAFDKAKPYIVAEPAKPLMYELQISDENFGKIPKYYIECTEDKAIPIEVQRAMYKGKTEKSYSLNSSHTPNFSQPENLADILLEISNEK; encoded by the coding sequence ATGACAAAAACAAATTATTCACTCATTGCAATTGCAATTTTTTCGATATTCAATATGGGATGCTCGAATGCTCAAAAAATTGAAAAAGAAGTCTTAGAAGCTAGTAAAAACTGGATTGCTAATTTTAACAACGGAAATACTACAGAAGTTTCAAATGCTTATACAGAAGATGCTATTATGGTAGCCAAACCTTTTGGAAGTTTTGAGGGACGGGAAGCTATAAGTGAATTTTGGACGCCTTTTATAAAATCAGGTGCTTCTAATTTAAAATACACCAATACAAGAGTAAAAGTATTAAACCCAACCAAAGCCATTATTTCTTCAGATTGGAGTATGAATGTTGGTGAAGGTATTATTACTAACGAAACTTGGGTAAAAATAAATGGTACATGGAAACTACAACATGACCATTTTGAAGTAAAAAAACAATTTAACAAAAACAACATGGACAAAAAAGAAACCTATGTATTAGTGCACGCGGCTTGGTTAGGCGGATGGCAATGGGAAAACGTATCAAAAACTCTTAAAGAAAACGGTCACAAAGTATTAACACCAGATTTACCGGGTCATGGAAGTGACAAAACAGCTCCTGAGAATATTACAATGGATGATTATGTTAAAACACTAACAGATATTCTTGATAAGCAAGATGCTCCGGTAATTTTAGTTGGGCATAGTTTTAATGGAATTACGATAAGCAGAGTTGCCGAATTAAGACCTAATAAAGTAAAAAAACTGGTTTATTTAACTGCCTTTTTACTACCTAGTGAAGGTTCTTTTTTCAAGGCTGTACAAGGTGTTCAAAACTCTATCGCAGTTGAAAACTTTCACTTATCAGACGATAATACATGTGCCGTAATAACAGAAAATGAGATACAAAATGCTTTTGCTCACGACATTCCCAAAGAAGCTTTCGACAAAGCAAAACCGTATATAGTAGCAGAACCAGCAAAACCTTTAATGTACGAATTACAAATAAGCGATGAAAATTTCGGTAAAATTCCTAAATACTATATTGAATGTACAGAAGATAAAGCCATACCTATTGAAGTACAAAGAGCAATGTATAAAGGAAAAACAGAAAAATCATACTCTTTAAACTCTAGCCATACACCAAACTTTTCACAACCTGAAAATCTTGCTGATATTCTTTTAGAAATATCGAATGAAAAATAA
- the aat gene encoding leucyl/phenylalanyl-tRNA--protein transferase encodes MIWLSEKIEFPPYELATDDGLLALGGDLSAERLVYAYQHGIFPWFNEGEPIVWYSPWERMVLFPEEVKISKSMKQVLRKGGFTITENKAFGDVIFNCRHINRFDQLGTWITDEMEDAYINLHDKGYAKSIEVWMDDKLVAGLYGVDLGNGVFCGESMFSKVNNMSKVAFIHLAQKGGYKLIDCQVYNDHLASLGAREIPREEFLKWL; translated from the coding sequence ATGATTTGGCTTTCTGAAAAAATAGAGTTTCCTCCGTATGAGTTGGCTACTGATGATGGTTTACTGGCTTTAGGCGGTGATTTATCGGCTGAACGATTGGTGTATGCCTACCAACATGGAATCTTTCCATGGTTTAATGAAGGGGAACCGATTGTTTGGTATTCTCCATGGGAGCGTATGGTGTTATTTCCTGAGGAAGTGAAGATTTCCAAATCGATGAAACAGGTATTGCGAAAAGGTGGTTTCACGATAACAGAAAACAAAGCTTTTGGCGATGTTATTTTTAATTGCCGACACATCAATCGTTTTGATCAATTAGGTACCTGGATTACCGATGAAATGGAAGATGCTTATATAAACCTACACGATAAAGGCTATGCAAAATCTATTGAGGTATGGATGGACGACAAACTGGTTGCAGGTTTGTATGGAGTAGATTTAGGAAATGGCGTTTTTTGTGGCGAAAGTATGTTTAGTAAAGTAAACAATATGAGTAAAGTTGCGTTTATCCATTTAGCTCAAAAAGGAGGCTACAAACTTATCGATTGTCAAGTATATAACGACCATCTAGCAAGTTTAGGCGCGAGAGAAATTCCTAGAGAGGAGTTTTTAAAGTGGTTGTAA
- a CDS encoding short-chain fatty acid transporter has product MKITQVIENVFKKYLPSPFTIAILLTLLTLLLALFFTKPAESSVVNYSLEVLQFWENGIWSNGLLVFAYQMMLILVLGHVLVLSKPVSNLILKVTKFCTNTANSAAIVSCTTMLVAFFNWGLGLIFGALLARKVAEHAQQHNIKLNYPIIGAAGYMGLMVWHGGISGSAPIKINESGHIKSIMQSVSSDEVLAQIPDVIDYSQTIFSWWNLLIFFVVVAAVSATFYFLGKKATPTAINLPEYKMHTDEKVSTQAEKLDSSQWLAIAFGVLILVAFSYRYWADIQQLKITPNLINFFMLGLGIMLHGSFKKFTNAVGESISDVSGILIQFPLYFGIMGVMKSTGMVTLISDFFVSIATATTLPIFTFFSAGLVNIFVPSGGGQWVVQGPIVVESALKLGVPLPKAIMALAYGDQITNMLQPFWALPLLGITKLKAKEILPYTLIAMVVGSVIYLLGLTLF; this is encoded by the coding sequence ATGAAGATTACGCAGGTTATAGAAAATGTTTTTAAAAAATATTTACCCTCACCTTTTACCATCGCTATATTATTAACACTGCTAACTCTTTTATTAGCACTGTTTTTTACAAAACCAGCAGAAAGCTCAGTAGTAAACTATTCTTTAGAGGTGTTACAATTTTGGGAAAACGGAATTTGGTCTAACGGATTACTCGTTTTTGCCTATCAAATGATGTTGATTTTGGTATTAGGGCATGTGTTGGTGTTGAGTAAGCCTGTGAGTAATTTAATTTTAAAAGTAACAAAATTCTGTACCAACACAGCAAACAGCGCAGCTATTGTAAGTTGTACTACCATGTTGGTAGCTTTTTTTAATTGGGGACTAGGACTCATCTTTGGTGCTTTGTTGGCACGTAAAGTAGCAGAACATGCCCAACAACATAACATCAAACTAAATTACCCAATTATTGGAGCGGCGGGTTATATGGGATTGATGGTTTGGCATGGTGGAATTTCTGGATCAGCACCGATAAAAATTAACGAAAGCGGACATATAAAAAGTATTATGCAATCGGTTTCTTCGGATGAGGTTTTAGCTCAAATACCTGATGTGATTGATTATTCTCAAACGATTTTTAGTTGGTGGAATTTGCTGATTTTTTTCGTGGTAGTAGCTGCGGTATCGGCAACCTTCTATTTTTTAGGGAAGAAAGCAACTCCTACAGCGATTAATTTACCAGAATATAAAATGCATACTGATGAAAAGGTTAGCACTCAAGCAGAAAAACTAGATAGTTCTCAGTGGTTAGCTATTGCTTTTGGTGTGTTGATTTTAGTAGCGTTTAGTTATCGTTATTGGGCAGACATTCAGCAGTTAAAAATTACGCCTAACTTAATTAACTTTTTTATGTTAGGGTTAGGAATTATGCTACACGGAAGTTTTAAAAAGTTTACCAACGCTGTAGGAGAATCGATTAGTGATGTTTCCGGAATTTTAATTCAGTTTCCGTTGTATTTTGGTATTATGGGGGTGATGAAAAGCACGGGGATGGTTACTTTAATTTCTGACTTTTTTGTGTCGATAGCAACCGCAACTACCTTACCCATATTTACGTTTTTTAGTGCTGGTTTGGTTAATATTTTTGTACCGAGTGGAGGAGGGCAATGGGTTGTACAAGGCCCTATTGTGGTAGAGAGTGCATTAAAATTAGGAGTTCCGTTACCTAAGGCAATTATGGCACTAGCATACGGAGACCAAATAACTAATATGTTACAGCCTTTTTGGGCATTACCTTTATTAGGAATTACAAAACTAAAAGCAAAAGAAATTTTACCCTACACGTTAATTGCAATGGTGGTAGGTAGCGTAATTTATTTGTTAGGACTTACCTTGTTTTAA
- a CDS encoding NAD(P)/FAD-dependent oxidoreductase, with the protein MVKELQLRVNLVEERKDNVLQLKAAKKLGINIADITSVKVLRKSIDARKKEVIFNYKVAVYINEPQPDTPDYIFEYQDVSNAKEIHIVGFGPAGMYAALRCIELGYKPIVLERGKNVQDRRRDLRAINQFHEVNPDSNYCFGEGGAGTYSDGKLYTRSLKRGDVRKIFENLVYHGATDQILVDAHPHIGTNKLPKIIQNIRETILKHGGEVHFETRVTDFIVKNNKLQAIQLQNGTEMAVNAVVLATGHSARDIYELLHKKDILLKAKSFAMGVRIEHPQEIIDQIQYSCTGQRDELLPAAAYSLVHQVGNRGVYSFCMCPGGFIVPAATANGEVVVNGMSPSRRNNKFANSGIVVEINVDKDLPKYEKYGVLKGLQYQKDLEKLAFNAGGRSQVAPAQRLTDFVEGRLSSSLNDCSYQPGLNSSPLHSLLPKLIGSRLRKGFAAFGQKMHGYYTAEANIVGVESRTSSPVNIPRKENLEHPQIEGLFPCGEGGGYAGGIISAAMDGERCAEAAITNL; encoded by the coding sequence ATGGTAAAAGAACTTCAATTACGTGTTAATTTAGTAGAAGAACGCAAAGACAATGTATTACAGCTAAAAGCTGCTAAGAAGCTAGGTATTAATATAGCTGATATTACTAGCGTAAAGGTGTTACGTAAATCGATTGATGCACGTAAAAAAGAAGTTATTTTTAATTATAAGGTAGCGGTGTACATTAACGAACCGCAACCTGATACTCCTGATTATATTTTTGAATATCAAGATGTATCGAATGCGAAAGAGATTCATATTGTAGGTTTTGGTCCTGCGGGAATGTATGCAGCACTTCGCTGTATTGAGTTAGGCTATAAACCTATTGTGTTAGAGCGTGGTAAAAATGTACAAGATCGTCGTAGAGATTTACGTGCTATTAATCAATTTCATGAGGTAAACCCAGATTCTAACTATTGTTTTGGTGAAGGTGGTGCAGGAACGTATTCTGACGGAAAATTATACACCCGTAGTTTAAAGCGTGGTGATGTTCGTAAAATATTTGAAAACTTAGTATATCACGGTGCTACCGATCAAATTTTAGTAGATGCGCATCCACACATAGGAACGAACAAACTTCCGAAGATTATTCAAAATATTCGTGAAACGATTTTAAAACATGGTGGTGAAGTTCATTTTGAAACTCGTGTGACCGATTTTATCGTTAAAAACAATAAGCTACAAGCTATTCAGTTACAAAACGGAACGGAAATGGCTGTAAATGCTGTTGTTTTGGCTACTGGTCATTCGGCAAGAGATATTTATGAGCTACTACACAAAAAAGACATTTTGCTAAAAGCGAAATCGTTTGCTATGGGAGTTCGTATAGAGCATCCGCAAGAAATTATTGATCAAATTCAGTATAGTTGTACAGGTCAACGTGATGAGTTACTACCTGCTGCTGCGTATAGTTTAGTACACCAAGTAGGAAACCGTGGAGTGTATTCATTCTGCATGTGTCCTGGTGGATTCATTGTTCCTGCGGCAACTGCCAATGGTGAAGTGGTGGTAAACGGAATGTCGCCTTCGCGTCGTAATAACAAGTTTGCCAACTCTGGTATTGTAGTTGAAATTAATGTTGATAAAGATTTACCGAAGTATGAAAAATACGGAGTTTTAAAAGGATTACAATATCAAAAAGATTTAGAAAAGTTAGCATTTAACGCAGGTGGAAGAAGTCAGGTTGCTCCAGCTCAACGTTTAACCGATTTTGTGGAAGGTAGATTGTCTTCTTCTTTAAATGACTGTTCGTATCAACCAGGGTTGAATTCTTCTCCGCTACACTCACTACTTCCTAAATTAATTGGAAGTAGATTACGTAAAGGTTTTGCGGCTTTCGGACAAAAAATGCACGGTTATTATACTGCGGAAGCAAACATTGTTGGAGTGGAGTCTAGAACCTCATCACCTGTAAATATTCCAAGAAAAGAAAACCTTGAACATCCACAAATTGAAGGACTCTTTCCTTGTGGTGAAGGTGGTGGTTATGCGGGTGGTATTATTTCAGCTGCTATGGACGGTGAACGTTGTGCTGAGGCTGCCATTACAAACCTGTAA
- a CDS encoding YqaA family protein: MSKKNKKNNKKKIDKPHYKRLHNYYNRTGFYMFIWISLKKAFWPIVGAVVGILLFNKYVYNINDGLQHMTETFSRTGVLVTFFISETILGLIPPEIFIAWSKKTEDPIVNISLLATLSYLGGLCAYFIGRASLKIDSVRNYLEVKMAKNLKNTSKWGGFLILVGALLPLPFAISCLTAGMIKYPFKNVVFVGLFRFARFAIYAWAIFSVVN, from the coding sequence ATGAGTAAAAAGAATAAAAAAAATAACAAAAAGAAAATAGATAAGCCGCATTATAAACGTTTGCACAACTACTATAATCGCACTGGTTTTTACATGTTCATTTGGATTAGCTTGAAGAAAGCTTTTTGGCCAATTGTTGGAGCTGTTGTTGGTATATTATTATTTAACAAGTATGTTTATAATATTAACGATGGTTTACAACATATGACTGAAACTTTTTCTAGAACTGGAGTTTTAGTTACTTTTTTTATTTCTGAAACAATTTTAGGATTAATTCCGCCAGAGATTTTCATCGCATGGTCTAAGAAAACTGAAGATCCTATTGTAAATATTTCTTTATTAGCGACACTATCTTATTTAGGAGGTTTGTGTGCTTATTTTATAGGTAGAGCTTCTTTAAAGATTGACTCAGTAAGAAATTATTTAGAGGTTAAAATGGCTAAAAACCTTAAAAACACTAGTAAATGGGGTGGTTTTTTAATTTTAGTAGGTGCACTATTACCTCTACCTTTTGCCATTAGCTGTTTAACTGCTGGTATGATTAAATACCCTTTTAAAAATGTAGTTTTTGTAGGCTTATTTCGTTTTGCTCGTTTTGCTATTTATGCATGGGCTATTTTTTCGGTAGTAAATTAA
- a CDS encoding DUF1456 family protein, which produces MGLTNNDIFKKLRVAHKLRDTDIIDICALVDFKVSKSEINAIFRKEDHPKYMECGDQFLRNFLNGLIIHLRGPMPEKKPTKK; this is translated from the coding sequence ATGGGACTAACTAACAACGATATTTTTAAAAAGCTACGAGTAGCACATAAATTAAGAGATACTGATATTATTGACATCTGTGCTTTGGTAGATTTTAAAGTTTCTAAATCGGAAATCAACGCTATTTTTAGAAAAGAAGATCATCCTAAGTATATGGAATGCGGCGATCAGTTTTTACGTAACTTTTTAAACGGATTAATTATTCATTTAAGAGGTCCGATGCCTGAGAAAAAGCCAACAAAAAAGTAA
- a CDS encoding DUF3127 domain-containing protein: MEVIGKIKLINETQTFGSNGFRKRELVVTTDEQYPQMLLIEFIQDKCDLLNSYQVGQDVKVSINLRGREWINPQGEAKYFNSIQGWRIENLAQAASQNIPPADQFEPAPDLSANEPDDLPF, translated from the coding sequence ATGGAAGTAATAGGAAAAATTAAATTAATTAACGAGACACAAACATTTGGGTCTAACGGATTTAGAAAGCGTGAACTAGTAGTAACTACTGATGAGCAATATCCTCAAATGTTATTAATTGAATTTATTCAAGATAAATGTGATTTATTAAACAGTTATCAGGTAGGGCAAGATGTAAAGGTTTCTATTAATTTAAGAGGAAGAGAATGGATTAACCCACAGGGAGAAGCTAAATACTTTAACTCTATTCAAGGATGGAGAATTGAAAACTTAGCACAAGCTGCTTCTCAAAACATTCCACCAGCTGATCAATTTGAGCCAGCTCCAGATTTATCTGCAAACGAACCAGATGATTTACCATTCTAA
- a CDS encoding flavin reductase family protein, producing the protein MLSINPKDIPTSKLHGYLLGAVAPRPIAFASTVDADGNPNLSPFSFFNVFGANPPIMIFSPARSVRGNKTKHTLDNAEATKEVVINIVNYDIVQQMSLSSTMYPKGVNEFVKAGFTMLPSDEVKPFRVAESPVQFECKVKDIIYTGEEGGAGNLIVCEVVKLHVNEGVLAEDGSIDQHKIDLVARAGGNYYSRARDGFFEIPKPLTTLGIGVDQIPAEIKNSTVLTGNNLGMLGNVEQLPTEEAVNNFAKEHSQFVGISTEKKHTFAQEYLQNNDVESAWKVLLIK; encoded by the coding sequence ATGTTATCAATAAACCCTAAAGATATACCAACTTCTAAACTGCATGGATATTTATTAGGAGCTGTAGCTCCAAGACCTATTGCTTTTGCAAGTACTGTAGATGCAGATGGAAACCCAAATTTATCACCATTTAGTTTTTTTAATGTATTTGGGGCAAACCCACCAATTATGATTTTTTCTCCAGCACGTAGTGTAAGAGGAAATAAAACCAAACATACATTAGATAATGCCGAAGCAACCAAAGAAGTGGTTATTAATATTGTGAATTACGATATTGTTCAGCAAATGTCGTTGAGTAGTACGATGTACCCTAAAGGAGTAAATGAGTTTGTAAAAGCTGGTTTTACAATGTTACCTTCAGATGAGGTAAAGCCGTTTAGAGTAGCGGAATCTCCTGTGCAATTTGAATGTAAAGTAAAAGACATTATTTATACAGGTGAAGAAGGCGGAGCAGGAAACTTAATTGTATGTGAAGTAGTAAAACTACATGTAAATGAAGGTGTGTTAGCAGAAGATGGTAGTATAGATCAACATAAAATAGATTTAGTAGCCAGAGCAGGAGGGAATTATTACAGTAGAGCTAGAGATGGCTTTTTTGAAATACCGAAACCACTAACTACCTTAGGAATTGGAGTAGACCAAATACCTGCTGAAATAAAAAACAGTACAGTATTAACAGGAAACAATTTAGGTATGTTAGGTAATGTAGAACAGCTACCTACAGAAGAAGCTGTTAATAACTTTGCGAAAGAACATTCACAATTTGTGGGTATTTCAACTGAAAAAAAACATACTTTTGCACAAGAGTATTTACAAAACAATGATGTAGAAAGTGCTTGGAAGGTACTTTTAATTAAATAG
- a CDS encoding sensor histidine kinase, with translation MAFFTNTYWVKRIAISISLLIVLFILWNTYVFFQKFKKDERAKMEIYATAIKEVASNPDSDGNFNLVNKVYETIENIPSILVGKDGEIKQFHNLDSIKSTDPEYLQKQLNIMKNQNEPIAIEYLGIKEHIYYRNSDLLYKLKYYPLALVLILGLFLTIIYMVYKSNKVAEQNKLWTGMAKETAHQIGTPLSSLLGWIAILRAENVSSDYVDEIEKDVRRLNTIANRFSKIGSLPELKPNNVVSITKVAYDYLENRSSKQISFSFTTEAEEIRANLNTELYGWVIENLIKNAIDAMQGKGSLSASISESSKNVKILISDTGKGIPKTQFSQIFNPGFTTKKRGWGLGLSLSKRIIEDYHNGRIHVLKSEIGKGTTFEILLNKV, from the coding sequence ATGGCTTTTTTTACAAACACTTATTGGGTAAAGCGTATTGCAATTAGTATTTCCTTACTTATCGTTTTATTTATTTTATGGAATACTTACGTGTTTTTTCAAAAATTTAAAAAGGATGAACGCGCTAAAATGGAGATTTATGCTACTGCAATTAAGGAGGTAGCATCAAACCCTGACTCTGATGGCAACTTTAATTTAGTAAACAAAGTTTATGAAACCATAGAGAACATTCCTTCTATTTTAGTTGGTAAAGATGGTGAAATAAAGCAGTTCCATAACCTAGATTCTATAAAGTCTACAGATCCTGAATACCTTCAAAAGCAATTGAACATTATGAAAAATCAGAATGAACCAATTGCTATAGAATACTTAGGTATTAAAGAACACATCTACTATAGAAATTCTGACCTTTTATACAAGCTCAAATACTACCCGCTCGCCTTAGTCCTAATTTTAGGTTTATTTCTCACCATTATTTACATGGTGTACAAGTCTAACAAAGTTGCTGAACAAAATAAGTTGTGGACAGGTATGGCAAAAGAAACGGCACACCAAATAGGAACGCCGCTTTCTTCTTTATTAGGTTGGATAGCTATTTTACGTGCTGAAAATGTTAGCAGTGATTATGTTGATGAAATTGAAAAAGATGTACGACGCTTAAACACCATCGCAAATCGTTTTTCTAAAATAGGATCTCTTCCTGAGTTAAAACCCAACAACGTTGTATCGATTACTAAAGTTGCTTATGACTACTTAGAAAATAGAAGCTCTAAACAAATTTCTTTTTCTTTTACTACCGAAGCAGAAGAAATTCGCGCCAACCTAAATACCGAGTTATATGGTTGGGTTATAGAGAACTTAATTAAAAATGCTATTGATGCTATGCAAGGCAAAGGGAGTTTATCAGCTAGCATTAGTGAAAGCTCTAAAAATGTAAAAATCCTAATTTCAGATACTGGTAAAGGGATTCCTAAAACACAGTTTTCACAAATATTCAACCCTGGATTCACCACAAAAAAACGTGGTTGGGGTCTAGGTTTATCTCTCTCTAAACGTATTATTGAAGATTACCACAACGGAAGAATACACGTATTAAAATCTGAAATAGGAAAAGGAACTACTTTTGAAATCTTATTGAATAAGGTTTAA